In Candidatus Zixiibacteriota bacterium, one genomic interval encodes:
- a CDS encoding TonB-dependent receptor, giving the protein MLDRQMLWPVSKLVLGLTLIVLCAAATISGGTISGNVSDVTSGDGLLGATVTAIPTDETVDWVQQATSESGAFELKNLPAGEYTVKVTFMGFVTTSYTVNLDSESASETLDAALKPALLNFGVVSVTASRTPEKTVDAPASVSVVKSEEIQERTTLTPTEHIKGLPAVDVASTGLNQSNAVVRGFNNIFSGALLVLVDDRLARVPSLRFNAYNFISTPNEDIERIEIVSGPGSALYGPNTSNGVMHMVTKSPFESQGTTVSLGRGERSLGIGSFRHAGSYQNRIGYKISGQYYQGNDWESFEPSEPEKIQLVRLTTSGEETIGDSIVNSRDFDIERIAADARVDFLVNEDLSLRLNSGFNRASSIELTGLGAGQAIDWTYNYYQARMKYKDLFVQGFVNMSDAGDTYLLTSGRLIVDKSRLWVAQLQHRYSPSERVNLTYGLDAIYTRPNTEATINGRHEDDDSIDELGAYLQSDMKLNDQFKLIAAARVDDNNRLKDMVFSPRAALVYQPKPGQNFRATYNRAYSTPDNNNLFLDILQKPDVFGIGASFSGVLGYEPNIDLRVQGVPETGFTWRMTDAGPSFRSPFAPLAGLTSSDYIAFNDPAFTNVMWTVGRGAVLAAVPAGLQTAVASVTPPVVTGVNNTLMTLDPDIGTFVPSTVDDIADIERLEPTITQTFELGYKGNVGNRFSFSVDAYRTNKDNFIGPLTVETPNIFMDPATLAAYLGPEFAANYAAADPATQAALDNLDANGNGPVDELTAMFVGGAAGIPFGTASPEQAYVPDAVMVTYRNFGDVSFYGADFAFACHLHRNWDLGGVYSYVSKNFFEKNEDQVHDINLNAPRHKVGLSLRWAHPEHGLNAQTRFRWVDEFDMDSPFFGSTVESYYLFDLNVGVKLFEATNLSLTIQNVLDEKHIEFVGGPELGRLAIARVTQTF; this is encoded by the coding sequence ATGTTAGATCGTCAAATGCTCTGGCCCGTAAGCAAGCTGGTTCTAGGTCTGACACTGATCGTGTTGTGCGCGGCCGCAACCATAAGCGGTGGAACCATAAGCGGCAACGTCTCGGATGTCACAAGTGGTGATGGTTTATTGGGAGCGACTGTTACCGCGATACCTACTGATGAGACGGTCGATTGGGTCCAACAAGCCACCTCTGAAAGCGGTGCTTTCGAACTCAAGAACTTACCTGCCGGTGAGTACACGGTCAAAGTAACTTTCATGGGCTTCGTCACCACGTCGTACACGGTGAATCTTGATTCCGAGTCTGCGTCTGAAACGTTGGACGCTGCCTTGAAGCCTGCTCTGTTGAATTTTGGTGTGGTTTCGGTGACGGCCTCTCGTACTCCGGAGAAAACTGTGGACGCGCCTGCTTCGGTGAGTGTGGTCAAGTCAGAAGAAATCCAGGAGCGGACCACCCTGACACCGACCGAACATATTAAGGGTCTGCCGGCGGTCGATGTTGCCTCCACCGGTCTCAACCAGTCGAACGCGGTCGTGCGCGGTTTCAACAATATTTTCTCCGGTGCTCTTCTGGTGCTGGTCGATGATCGCCTGGCCAGAGTGCCCTCCCTGAGGTTTAACGCCTATAACTTTATTTCAACGCCCAACGAGGACATTGAGCGTATTGAAATAGTCTCCGGTCCGGGTTCTGCTCTGTATGGACCTAACACATCCAACGGCGTGATGCACATGGTGACCAAGTCGCCCTTTGAGTCGCAGGGAACCACTGTTAGTCTCGGCCGCGGTGAACGCAGTTTGGGCATCGGCTCTTTTCGCCACGCCGGTAGTTACCAAAACCGCATCGGTTACAAGATTTCCGGTCAGTACTATCAGGGTAACGACTGGGAATCGTTTGAGCCGTCAGAGCCCGAGAAAATCCAGTTGGTTCGGCTGACTACCTCCGGCGAGGAAACAATCGGCGATTCAATTGTCAACAGCCGCGATTTTGATATCGAAAGAATCGCCGCCGACGCCCGCGTTGACTTCCTCGTCAATGAAGACCTCTCGCTCAGACTCAACTCAGGCTTCAATCGGGCCAGCAGTATCGAACTTACAGGTCTCGGTGCCGGACAGGCCATTGACTGGACCTACAACTATTACCAGGCTCGCATGAAATACAAAGACCTGTTTGTTCAGGGATTCGTAAACATGAGCGATGCCGGGGATACCTATCTTTTGACCAGCGGTCGCCTGATCGTCGATAAGTCTCGGCTTTGGGTGGCTCAGTTGCAGCATCGCTACTCGCCGTCCGAACGAGTCAACCTCACTTACGGTTTGGATGCCATCTATACACGCCCCAACACCGAGGCGACTATCAATGGTCGTCATGAGGACGATGACAGCATCGATGAATTGGGCGCCTATCTGCAATCCGACATGAAATTGAACGACCAGTTCAAGCTGATCGCCGCTGCTCGTGTCGATGACAACAACAGACTTAAGGATATGGTTTTTTCACCGCGTGCGGCCCTGGTCTACCAGCCGAAACCCGGTCAGAACTTCCGCGCGACCTACAATCGTGCTTACAGTACGCCGGACAACAACAACCTCTTTTTGGACATCCTACAAAAGCCGGACGTGTTTGGCATCGGCGCGAGTTTCTCAGGAGTGTTGGGCTATGAGCCGAATATCGACTTGCGGGTGCAGGGTGTGCCCGAGACAGGTTTCACCTGGCGGATGACCGATGCCGGTCCTTCGTTCCGTTCGCCCTTTGCGCCGCTGGCCGGTCTTACATCGTCCGACTACATAGCATTCAACGATCCGGCGTTCACCAATGTCATGTGGACAGTCGGCCGTGGAGCCGTGCTGGCCGCAGTCCCGGCCGGATTGCAGACCGCGGTTGCCTCTGTGACACCGCCCGTGGTGACCGGCGTGAACAACACTCTGATGACGCTGGACCCGGACATCGGGACCTTCGTGCCGTCGACGGTCGACGATATTGCCGACATTGAGCGGCTGGAACCGACCATTACGCAGACATTCGAGCTGGGCTACAAGGGTAACGTCGGTAACCGGTTCAGTTTCTCAGTCGATGCCTACCGCACCAACAAAGACAATTTCATCGGCCCTTTAACTGTTGAAACACCGAACATCTTCATGGACCCGGCCACCCTGGCTGCTTATCTGGGACCAGAGTTCGCGGCCAACTATGCCGCAGCCGACCCAGCCACCCAGGCGGCGCTGGATAATCTTGACGCCAACGGCAACGGCCCGGTCGATGAACTGACCGCCATGTTCGTCGGTGGCGCAGCCGGGATTCCATTTGGTACGGCCAGTCCGGAGCAGGCTTATGTGCCGGATGCGGTGATGGTAACCTATCGCAACTTTGGCGACGTTTCGTTTTACGGCGCGGATTTCGCCTTTGCCTGTCATCTTCACCGGAACTGGGACCTTGGCGGTGTTTACTCTTATGTCTCCAAGAACTTCTTTGAGAAGAATGAGGACCAGGTACACGACATCAACCTGAACGCTCCCAGGCATAAGGTTGGTTTGTCGCTTCGATGGGCGCATCCGGAGCATGGTCTGAATGCTCAGACGCGCTTCCGGTGGGTGGATGAATTCGACATGGACAGTCCCTTCTTCGGGTCGACCGTCGAGTCGTACTACTTGTTCGATCTGAATGTGGGCGTGAAGCTCTTTGAGGCTACTAATCTTTCGCTTACCATTCAGAATGTCCTGGATGAAAAGCATATCGAGTTTGTCGGCGGACCGGAACTTGGACGTTTGGCCATCGCCCGTGTCACCCAGACTTTCTGA
- a CDS encoding tail fiber domain-containing protein, with protein sequence MRMVFLTIVVLCSALAAQAVLPPMLSVAPHFRTLDGLSYQFQGTGNNGQPIPDGPHLFGFSIWNDTGSSGAMLWSESQTVETEGGLGSVMLGASVPIPLDVFGVGGGDTTKALYLDITLDSESISPRTRLLPAPFARVAERLLGDVVTGPASLEIMDPGGLGDTVAFFGVSNTKAETVHLYLKSNGFADVSTSGMVLTDPNDDTTASYGKEDIVLNNIGSSGDDGVSVELGTDRTGAPGSYDARGRLTVSNIGSSGLDGVSVDLSTISTESGTELNRNGQLVISNIGSSGDDGVSVELSASSSDQGGSANRNGQLVISNIGSSGEDGVSVELKAGRDSSGDLETRMTYYGLIDDGGRPRTSKPKEIVVVGSKVKEVVRFYENANEDEVADRNYVRGRATGVRVHSPFRVVGAALPDTTPGYERLVDSSGTSMSFAKNNTDGTSTWLEARSDTGGSSSAVVYSDPGFGITKAGIISADASGSHLTVSNIGSSGEDGVSIDVGADSTTLRMNKHDLVEVLAATSSAHGHLTVSNIGSSGLDGVRAELGVGGGGGDTASGGGLVVSNIGSSGEDGVSVDLGTVRTVDPVGQLDARGHLTISNIGSSGLDGVSIDIGTGTTGGGGQPLNRNGQLVVSNIGSSGLDGVRFLVDPDGACMALTDSVGDSAVVITTKQLPGGPTRGSKLFVGDLSWDGDYDLTLDGSVGIGVSNPANILEVARNSATDPVADAWGTYSSRRWKKNISPINNALVTVGKLRGVEYDWKADGKHDIGLIAEEVGEVIPEVVAYEENGSDARSVDYARLVALLIEAVKELKAENVQLKSDLAQSETSSNDRLNTLQDQVTQLSSLIEQLVTSNENGTPSGGESVASAQQGSASRN encoded by the coding sequence ATGAGAATGGTCTTTTTGACGATCGTGGTTCTGTGCTCTGCCCTGGCAGCACAAGCCGTTTTGCCGCCGATGTTATCGGTGGCGCCACACTTCCGGACCTTGGATGGGCTGAGCTATCAGTTCCAGGGGACCGGCAACAATGGTCAGCCAATCCCGGATGGTCCTCATTTGTTCGGGTTTTCAATCTGGAATGACACCGGCAGCAGCGGTGCCATGCTTTGGAGCGAATCGCAAACGGTAGAAACCGAAGGTGGATTGGGCAGCGTCATGCTCGGCGCATCGGTGCCGATCCCGCTCGACGTTTTCGGTGTCGGCGGCGGGGACACAACCAAAGCTCTCTACCTTGACATCACACTCGATAGCGAATCTATCTCCCCGCGCACACGACTGTTGCCTGCACCATTTGCGCGCGTGGCCGAACGTTTGTTGGGTGATGTGGTGACCGGTCCGGCCAGTCTTGAAATCATGGACCCTGGCGGGCTCGGAGATACCGTCGCGTTTTTTGGCGTGTCCAACACCAAGGCTGAGACCGTTCATCTTTATCTCAAGTCCAACGGCTTTGCCGATGTCTCGACATCCGGAATGGTCCTCACGGACCCCAACGATGACACTACCGCTTCGTATGGCAAGGAAGACATAGTCCTGAACAACATCGGCTCTTCCGGTGATGACGGCGTCTCAGTCGAACTCGGGACTGATCGGACGGGCGCCCCCGGTTCGTATGATGCCAGAGGGCGTTTGACGGTATCGAATATCGGTTCCAGCGGCTTGGATGGTGTCTCGGTTGATCTCAGCACCATCAGCACGGAATCAGGCACGGAGCTGAACCGCAACGGCCAATTGGTCATTTCCAATATTGGCTCCTCGGGCGACGACGGCGTTTCGGTGGAACTGAGTGCCAGCAGCAGTGATCAGGGAGGAAGCGCCAACCGCAACGGTCAACTCGTGATTTCCAACATCGGCTCGTCAGGCGAAGACGGCGTTTCGGTGGAATTGAAGGCAGGCCGAGACTCGTCCGGTGATTTGGAAACACGAATGACCTATTACGGCTTAATCGATGACGGCGGTCGTCCTCGCACCAGCAAACCCAAGGAAATCGTCGTGGTGGGCAGCAAGGTCAAAGAGGTGGTGCGATTCTATGAAAACGCCAACGAAGATGAAGTTGCTGATCGCAACTACGTCAGGGGCCGCGCTACCGGTGTGCGAGTGCACTCTCCTTTCAGGGTCGTGGGTGCCGCTCTTCCGGACACAACGCCCGGTTACGAAAGGCTGGTCGATAGTTCGGGTACGTCTATGTCCTTTGCCAAGAACAACACCGATGGTACTTCCACCTGGTTGGAAGCCCGTTCCGACACCGGCGGAAGTTCATCGGCCGTAGTCTACTCCGACCCCGGCTTTGGGATTACGAAAGCAGGGATCATATCGGCCGATGCCTCCGGTTCTCATCTGACCGTTTCCAATATCGGTTCCTCCGGCGAAGATGGTGTGTCCATCGACGTCGGCGCCGACAGCACGACGTTGCGCATGAACAAGCATGATCTTGTGGAAGTCCTGGCTGCGACAAGCTCCGCCCACGGCCATCTGACCGTCTCGAACATCGGGTCATCCGGTCTCGACGGCGTCCGGGCGGAACTCGGTGTCGGTGGTGGCGGGGGAGACACGGCATCCGGCGGTGGACTCGTCGTTTCCAACATCGGTTCCTCAGGTGAGGACGGTGTGTCTGTTGATCTCGGCACTGTTCGCACCGTTGATCCGGTGGGTCAGCTTGATGCGCGTGGGCACCTGACCATATCCAACATCGGCTCGTCAGGTTTGGATGGTGTATCAATCGATATCGGCACCGGTACTACCGGCGGCGGCGGGCAGCCTTTGAACCGTAACGGTCAGTTGGTGGTTTCAAACATCGGATCATCAGGGCTGGACGGAGTCCGCTTCCTGGTCGATCCTGATGGCGCCTGCATGGCCCTGACTGATTCGGTCGGCGACTCAGCGGTGGTTATCACCACCAAACAACTACCCGGTGGTCCAACCCGGGGCAGTAAACTGTTTGTCGGTGATCTCAGTTGGGACGGTGACTACGACCTGACCTTAGACGGCAGCGTCGGCATCGGCGTTTCCAATCCGGCCAACATACTGGAAGTGGCCCGCAACTCGGCTACCGATCCGGTCGCCGACGCCTGGGGAACCTACAGTTCACGACGCTGGAAGAAAAACATATCGCCGATCAACAACGCACTCGTCACGGTGGGCAAGCTTCGCGGTGTCGAGTACGATTGGAAAGCCGACGGTAAGCATGACATCGGCCTTATTGCAGAAGAAGTGGGCGAAGTCATACCAGAAGTGGTAGCCTACGAAGAAAACGGCTCCGATGCGCGTTCGGTCGACTACGCCCGGCTGGTAGCTCTGCTGATTGAGGCGGTCAAAGAACTCAAGGCCGAGAACGTCCAGTTAAAATCTGATCTCGCCCAATCCGAGACGAGTTCAAACGATCGCTTGAATACACTACAGGATCAGGTAACTCAATTGTCCAGCCTGATTGAACAACTCGTAACATCAAATGAGAACGGCACACCGTCCGGCGGAGAGTCGGTAGCGAGTGCCCAACAAGGAAGTGCATCGAGGAATTAA
- a CDS encoding S8 family serine peptidase, which translates to MKKLTQLTTVALSCCLLIVGTADAFKERTIPTKPDKASIGSGYDRGHVEVKFIDEMDIGLSADNTPIDRGNRALKSAPAQSAIKTIADAGGSWKRMVSLPEEEMDDLVNNAEKNLDRDIADLNNYFILTVPDGIRTEEWLDQLNSLAEVEIAVAMPLPAPLPVLPPNYQSNQGYLNNATTGIGASTAWATTGGTGWPPAAGPIRIVDFEYSWNLNHLDLPSVWYTYNPSYTPSDPFSDDNHGTAVLGEMASMNNGLGTVGAVYASSMAVSPTYLNGAWQLGVAMTWMLSATSAGDVWLIEQQMQGPNYTGSPPGTQDGLIPVEWWLSWYNIIVTAVGNGIHVVEAAGNGREDLDNPVYSTLNGGHWPFLPANNSGAIIVGAGAAPGAFGGSDVDRSRLWFSNWGSRVNLQGWGERVYTTGYGNLYSADGKNYWYTHDFSGTSSASPIVASAVAIIEGVNQQASAGVPISPATMRSLLVSTGSPQQAGTYPVSQNIGPRPDVNAALANMTCCANRGDVDNSGGGTPVDIGDLVYLVDFMFSGGPAPPCFDEGDVDGSGTPPIDIADLVYLVDYMFNSGPAPPSC; encoded by the coding sequence ATGAAGAAGCTGACTCAGTTGACTACGGTAGCATTGTCCTGCTGTCTGTTGATTGTCGGGACGGCGGATGCGTTCAAGGAACGAACGATTCCGACCAAGCCGGACAAAGCGAGCATTGGCTCAGGCTATGATCGCGGTCATGTCGAGGTGAAATTCATCGATGAGATGGACATCGGTCTATCGGCGGACAACACGCCGATTGACAGGGGCAACCGGGCGCTCAAATCGGCGCCGGCTCAGAGCGCTATCAAAACCATCGCTGATGCCGGGGGAAGTTGGAAACGGATGGTCTCGCTTCCGGAGGAAGAGATGGACGACTTGGTCAACAACGCCGAGAAAAACCTGGACCGTGACATTGCCGACCTGAATAACTACTTCATCCTCACCGTTCCGGATGGCATCCGAACCGAAGAATGGCTGGACCAGCTCAACTCACTCGCGGAAGTGGAAATTGCTGTGGCGATGCCTTTGCCCGCGCCGTTGCCTGTTCTCCCGCCCAACTATCAGAGCAACCAGGGATATCTCAATAACGCTACCACCGGCATAGGTGCCTCCACGGCCTGGGCCACTACCGGCGGAACCGGGTGGCCGCCCGCGGCAGGACCGATAAGGATCGTCGACTTCGAGTACTCCTGGAATCTCAACCACCTTGATCTCCCCTCTGTTTGGTACACCTATAATCCCTCATACACACCCTCAGATCCGTTTAGCGATGACAATCATGGTACCGCGGTACTGGGCGAAATGGCCAGTATGAACAACGGTCTGGGTACTGTCGGCGCGGTCTATGCGTCCTCCATGGCCGTATCGCCAACCTACCTGAACGGCGCGTGGCAACTTGGCGTTGCTATGACCTGGATGTTGAGTGCGACCAGCGCGGGTGACGTCTGGTTGATCGAGCAACAGATGCAAGGGCCGAATTACACCGGAAGCCCGCCCGGTACCCAGGACGGTTTGATTCCGGTCGAGTGGTGGTTGTCGTGGTACAACATCATAGTCACGGCTGTTGGCAACGGGATTCATGTCGTGGAAGCAGCCGGCAACGGACGCGAAGACCTCGACAACCCGGTTTACTCGACACTGAACGGCGGTCACTGGCCGTTCTTGCCTGCCAACAACTCCGGGGCCATTATTGTCGGAGCGGGAGCCGCACCGGGTGCATTTGGCGGCTCTGACGTTGACCGGTCACGATTGTGGTTCTCCAACTGGGGTTCGCGCGTTAACCTCCAGGGCTGGGGCGAACGGGTCTACACGACCGGTTATGGCAACCTGTATTCAGCCGATGGCAAGAACTACTGGTACACGCACGACTTCAGCGGTACCTCAAGCGCTTCGCCGATTGTTGCTTCGGCAGTTGCGATCATTGAGGGCGTCAACCAGCAGGCATCGGCCGGAGTCCCGATCAGTCCGGCCACGATGCGGAGCCTGTTGGTCTCGACCGGTTCGCCACAGCAGGCGGGAACCTATCCTGTTTCACAGAACATCGGACCCCGGCCTGATGTAAACGCCGCACTGGCCAACATGACATGTTGTGCCAATCGTGGCGACGTCGACAACTCAGGCGGCGGCACGCCTGTCGATATTGGCGATCTGGTATACCTGGTCGACTTCATGTTCAGCGGAGGACCGGCACCGCCATGTTTTGATGAAGGTGACGTGGATGGCAGCGGTACACCGCCCATCGACATTGCCGATCTGGTCTATTTGGTTGATTACATGTTCAACAGCGGACCGGCGCCACCCTCCTGTTAG
- a CDS encoding tail fiber domain-containing protein: MKQFLNLMVLVVAITAISATVVADVPQVINYQGRLTNPSGDPVDTTVQVVFSICADSLGSACSWTEVHPNVVVTDGLFDVLLGSITPFTGVDFANDQRWLGVNVGGESLPYTRVVSVPWALTAAGVEGFSPGPNNVDEGLYSLLAGDSNTVLSDYSSITGGLGNLADAQVDADTIPDTSDIFNPPGGGPSPPDASTTGWGAFIGGGWGNHAHGVLTVVGGGFGNTSWCAYSATVGGFRNLSAGHFSFLGGGFRNSISSDTNCWCGYASVLAGGFLNTNDGLYSTISGGFGNRIQSCISGATISGGLRNTVLQQTGTIGGGLGNLSNGDGSTVGGGQYNNAVAQMATISGGGRSDPTNPITNNEVWDDYGTIGGGGSNKAGSNDGIEINAIYTTISGGRSNAAAADFATIGGGDTNIVWTQYATIGGGIGNEAGGTYSTIGGGEGNITQFNNHQTIGGGQNNYVPDPYGTIAGGLNNEAFTWATVGGGSDNQAINEFTFVGGGNHNVADGHASVVAGGLENHANNWTAAIGGGQLNSAFGAVATIAGGHNNQSQGDTTFIGGGAGNIATGPAATIGGGAGNTVTGNFSAVLGGAGNIAGAEGDAVGGGTSNVTGPGINSTVPGGFENEASADFCFAAGIKAKSVDSCSFVWADCCIEPGQINSTPYYSSGARTFNARATGGFYFLTSCDSLFDPATGVGTGVYLPAGGSQWLAGSDRNKKRIVQAVEGREMLERISQLPIYRWSYKEQDASIQHIGPMAQDFYSIFKIGDNDETIATLDPSGVALAAIKELYRANQKLETKTNEIEDLKAEMAQMKVLLKDILAQQRSTTGKSTELAAKP, translated from the coding sequence ATGAAGCAGTTTTTGAATCTAATGGTCTTAGTCGTCGCCATCACCGCGATCTCTGCAACCGTAGTAGCCGACGTACCTCAGGTGATAAACTACCAGGGTCGTCTGACCAACCCGTCAGGTGATCCGGTGGACACTACCGTGCAGGTCGTGTTCAGTATTTGTGCCGATTCACTGGGGTCCGCTTGCTCATGGACCGAGGTGCATCCAAATGTCGTTGTTACCGATGGACTCTTTGATGTCCTGCTGGGCTCGATAACACCGTTCACCGGCGTCGATTTTGCCAATGACCAACGCTGGTTGGGCGTCAACGTCGGCGGCGAATCTCTTCCCTACACTCGTGTAGTCTCGGTGCCGTGGGCGCTAACCGCGGCCGGGGTGGAGGGGTTCTCACCCGGCCCCAACAATGTCGATGAAGGTCTTTACAGTTTACTGGCTGGCGATAGTAACACGGTTTTGTCGGACTATTCATCGATCACCGGGGGCCTTGGCAACCTGGCCGACGCCCAAGTCGATGCCGACACAATACCGGATACATCAGATATCTTCAATCCACCGGGCGGCGGGCCCTCACCGCCGGATGCTTCGACCACCGGATGGGGTGCGTTTATTGGCGGTGGATGGGGGAACCACGCTCACGGCGTCCTAACAGTGGTTGGGGGCGGCTTCGGGAACACTTCGTGGTGCGCCTATTCAGCAACTGTCGGTGGTTTTAGAAATCTCTCGGCCGGTCACTTTTCTTTCCTTGGCGGTGGCTTTCGAAACTCCATCTCCAGTGACACCAACTGCTGGTGCGGCTACGCATCGGTCCTCGCTGGTGGCTTCTTGAACACAAATGACGGGCTCTACTCCACTATCAGTGGTGGCTTCGGTAACAGGATTCAGAGTTGTATATCCGGAGCGACAATCTCAGGCGGCCTTCGCAACACTGTTCTTCAGCAAACGGGTACAATCGGTGGTGGCTTGGGTAATCTGTCCAATGGAGACGGATCAACGGTCGGAGGAGGTCAATACAATAACGCAGTAGCTCAAATGGCGACAATATCGGGCGGCGGAAGATCGGACCCCACGAACCCAATCACCAACAACGAAGTGTGGGACGATTACGGTACTATTGGCGGCGGCGGCAGTAACAAGGCCGGCTCCAACGACGGTATTGAGATCAATGCCATTTACACGACTATTTCGGGCGGCAGGAGCAACGCAGCAGCGGCCGATTTTGCTACTATCGGCGGTGGCGACACCAACATAGTTTGGACGCAATACGCCACCATTGGCGGCGGCATTGGCAACGAAGCCGGTGGAACCTACTCGACAATCGGCGGCGGTGAGGGCAACATCACGCAATTCAACAATCACCAGACCATCGGTGGCGGACAAAACAACTATGTGCCCGACCCGTATGGCACGATTGCCGGCGGTCTGAATAACGAAGCCTTCACCTGGGCAACGGTCGGCGGCGGCTCGGACAACCAGGCCATCAATGAGTTCACCTTTGTCGGCGGCGGCAACCACAACGTGGCCGATGGTCATGCCTCGGTAGTGGCGGGCGGACTCGAGAACCATGCCAACAATTGGACGGCGGCCATCGGTGGCGGCCAGCTAAACTCCGCCTTCGGCGCCGTGGCGACAATCGCTGGAGGACACAACAACCAGTCCCAGGGGGACACCACCTTCATCGGTGGAGGAGCAGGCAATATTGCCACTGGTCCGGCGGCAACAATCGGAGGCGGCGCAGGTAATACCGTCACCGGCAACTTCTCGGCCGTTCTCGGCGGCGCCGGCAACATTGCCGGGGCTGAGGGCGATGCCGTGGGTGGTGGAACAAGCAACGTGACCGGACCTGGGATCAACTCCACCGTTCCGGGCGGTTTTGAAAACGAAGCCTCAGCCGACTTCTGCTTCGCGGCCGGGATCAAGGCAAAATCGGTTGATTCATGCTCGTTCGTCTGGGCTGATTGTTGCATAGAGCCAGGCCAGATCAACTCCACTCCTTACTATTCAAGCGGCGCTCGGACCTTCAACGCCAGAGCCACCGGCGGCTTCTACTTCCTTACCTCTTGTGATTCGCTCTTCGATCCGGCCACCGGTGTTGGCACGGGAGTCTATCTTCCGGCCGGCGGGTCGCAATGGCTGGCCGGTTCCGACCGCAACAAAAAGCGTATTGTCCAGGCGGTTGAAGGCAGGGAAATGCTCGAACGTATTTCGCAGTTGCCGATTTATCGCTGGAGCTACAAGGAGCAGGATGCGTCCATTCAGCACATCGGACCGATGGCCCAGGATTTCTACTCCATCTTCAAGATAGGTGACAACGACGAAACAATCGCAACACTCGATCCTTCGGGTGTCGCCCTGGCTGCAATAAAAGAGCTTTACCGAGCGAACCAAAAGTTGGAAACCAAGACTAATGAAATAGAAGACCTGAAGGCGGAGATGGCCCAGATGAAAGTTTTGCTGAAAGACATTTTGGCACAACAGCGTTCCACAACCGGCAAGTCCACCGAACTGGCTGCCAAACCGTAA